Proteins from a genomic interval of Methanobrevibacter sp. TMH8:
- a CDS encoding TMEM175 family protein, whose amino-acid sequence MKSIFNQRDEKDFVSTKSAEAITDGIFAVAMTILVLAIHTPLKNELTTMIQLNSYLQGFTLDISLFILCFLILGSIWIEMRFLLHNLEKINKIFMWLTLLILMFVVLVPVTYPLISDFGTQFPIFRYFFDINLLMIGILMLTQYIYAEKKEFFGNIEDYGYKKRTAVFFPLIALIALILSYFLESGSSIIYFLLFFDDYIVKIPDYFRSNKS is encoded by the coding sequence ATGAAGAGTATTTTTAATCAAAGGGATGAAAAAGATTTTGTGTCTACTAAAAGTGCTGAGGCTATTACTGATGGAATATTTGCGGTTGCAATGACAATTTTAGTTTTAGCTATTCATACTCCACTTAAAAATGAATTAACTACTATGATTCAATTAAATTCATATTTACAAGGATTCACACTTGATATATCCCTATTTATTCTTTGTTTTTTAATTTTAGGATCAATATGGATTGAAATGAGATTTTTACTCCATAATTTAGAAAAAATTAATAAAATATTTATGTGGTTAACATTATTAATTTTAATGTTTGTTGTTTTAGTTCCTGTTACATATCCTTTGATAAGTGATTTTGGAACACAGTTCCCTATTTTTAGATATTTCTTTGATATAAATCTTTTAATGATAGGAATTTTGATGTTAACTCAATATATCTATGCAGAAAAAAAAGAATTTTTTGGTAATATCGAAGATTATGGCTATAAGAAAAGAACTGCAGTATTTTTCCCACTGATTGCTTTAATTGCTTTAATTTTATCATATTTCTTAGAATCTGGTAGTAGTATCATTTACTTCTTACTATTTTTCGATGATTACATAGTCAAAATCCCTGATTATTTTAGATCCAATAAAAGTTAA
- a CDS encoding TIGR00645 family protein — protein MFSSRWLLAPIFLGMIVVIAIIFIKFFQLLIGFIPESMGMSFEEVAMGALNLLDLALLGNLILLVTFSGYENFVSKINPAQDHKDRPSWMGNLDFSGLKLKIVGSIVVISLIELLHDFLEAAQGVDPNIEFWRILLHIVFVISGVLFALMDYISAKSKTEE, from the coding sequence ATATTCTCAAGTAGATGGTTACTTGCTCCAATCTTTTTAGGTATGATAGTTGTTATAGCAATAATTTTTATAAAGTTCTTCCAGCTATTAATTGGTTTTATTCCAGAAAGTATGGGAATGTCTTTTGAAGAAGTAGCTATGGGTGCCTTAAACCTTTTAGATTTAGCCTTGTTAGGAAATCTTATCTTATTGGTTACTTTTTCAGGATATGAAAATTTTGTATCAAAAATTAATCCTGCTCAAGATCACAAAGACAGACCATCATGGATGGGAAATTTAGATTTTTCAGGACTTAAACTCAAAATAGTAGGTTCAATAGTTGTAATATCCTTAATAGAATTACTTCATGATTTTTTAGAAGCTGCACAAGGTGTTGATCCAAACATTGAATTTTGGAGAATATTATTACACATAGTATTTGTTATATCTGGTGTATTATTTGCATTAATGGATTACATATCTGCAAAAAGTAAAACTGAAGAATAA